Proteins encoded by one window of Marispirochaeta aestuarii:
- a CDS encoding GNAT family N-acetyltransferase, protein MKDYDYSFIPADAYTDADRDAITGLWLSVWPDHSREYYGEKMARTAEISGELPAGYPVFRVKDAAVAAALIFPREIRTPRGSLTLMALSGVCVRSDLRGQGLGAGVVRKAFSFVGQGLYRVSLFQTSYRVAPFYESLGCRRVDNPFINSLTPDKADPEALRRSVFWDDVVMIYPAGFDWPAGQIDLCGPAY, encoded by the coding sequence ATGAAGGATTACGACTACAGCTTTATTCCTGCAGACGCGTATACCGATGCGGACAGGGATGCCATTACCGGCTTGTGGCTGTCGGTTTGGCCGGACCACAGCCGGGAATACTACGGGGAGAAAATGGCCCGCACCGCTGAGATCAGCGGGGAACTTCCGGCGGGGTATCCGGTTTTCCGGGTAAAGGATGCCGCTGTCGCCGCGGCGCTGATTTTTCCCAGGGAGATTCGTACTCCCCGGGGGTCTCTTACGCTTATGGCTTTAAGCGGTGTCTGTGTCAGGTCGGATCTGCGGGGGCAGGGCCTGGGGGCTGGGGTGGTACGAAAGGCTTTCTCCTTTGTCGGCCAGGGCCTGTACAGGGTAAGCCTTTTTCAGACCAGTTACCGGGTGGCCCCGTTTTACGAAAGTCTCGGCTGCCGCCGGGTGGATAACCCCTTTATCAACTCCCTGACCCCGGACAAGGCGGATCCGGAAGCCCTGCGCCGTTCTGTATTCTGGGACGATGTGGTCATGATCTATCCCGCAGGTTTTGACTGGCCCGCGGGACAGATCGATCTGTGCGGTCCCGCCTATTAG